DNA sequence from the Oncorhynchus keta strain PuntledgeMale-10-30-2019 chromosome 1, Oket_V2, whole genome shotgun sequence genome:
ttctacttttaaaaatccacctctctaaaaacaagtctctcaccgttgccgcctgctatagaccaccctcttcccccagctgtgctctggacaccatatgtgaactgattgccccccatctatcttcagagctcgtgctgctaggcgacctaaactggaacatgcttaacaccccagccatcctacaatctaaacttcatgccctcaatctcactcaaattatcaatgaacctaccaggtaccctcccaaagccttaaacacgggcaccctcatagatatcatcctaaccaacttcccctctaaatacacctctgctgtcttcaaccaagatctcagcgatcactgcctcattgcctgcatccgtaatgggtcagcggtcaaacgacctccactcatcactgtaaaacgctccctgaaacacttcagcgagcaggcctttctaatcgacctggccggggtatcctggaaggatattgatctcatcccgtcagtagaggatgcctggatattttttttaaatcccttcctaaccatcttaaataaacatgccccattcaagaaatttagaaccaggaacagatatagcccttggttctccccagacctgactgcccttaaccaacacaaaaacatcctatggcgttctgcattagcatcgaacagcccccgtgatatgcagctgttcagggaagctagaaaccgttatacacaggcagttagaaaagccaaggcagctttttcaagcagaaatttgcttcctgcaacactaactcaaaaaagttctgggacactgtaaagtccatggagaataagaacacctcctcccagctgcccactgcactgaagataggaaacactgtcaccactgataaatccaccataattgagaatttcaataagcatttttccacggctggccatgctttccacctggctactcctaccccggtcaacagcactgcacccccaacagcaactcgcccaagccttccccatttctccttctcccaaatccattcagctgatgttctgaaagagctgaaaaatctggacccctacaaatcagccgggctagacaatctggaccctttctttctaaaattatctgccgaaattgttgccacccctattactagcctgttcaacctctcttttgtgtcgtctgagattcccaaagattggaaagcagctgcggtcatccccctcttcaaagggggggacactctctatggggctgccacagggttcaattcttggaccgactctcttctatgtatacatcaatgaggttgctcttgctgctggtgagtccctgatccacctctacgcagacgacaccattctgtatacttccggcccttctttggacactgtgttaacaaccctccaggcaagcttcaatgccatacaactctccttccgtggcctccaattgctcttaaatacaagtaaaactaaatgcatgctcttcaaccgatcgctacctgcacctacccgcctatccaacatcactactctggacggctctgacttagaatacgtggacaactacaaatacttaggtgtctggttagactgtaaactctccttccagacccatatcaaacatctccaatccaaagttaaatctagaattggcttcctatttcgcaacaaagcatccttcactcatgctgccaaacatacccttgtaaaactgaccatcctaccaatcctcgactttggcgatgtcatttacaaaatagcctccaataccctactcaacaaattggatgcagtctatcacagtgcaatccgttttgtcaccaaagccccatatactacccaccattgcgacctgtatgctctcgttgggtggcactcgcttcatactcgccactggctccatgtcatctacaagaccctgctaggtaaagtcccccttatctcagctcgctggtcaccatagcatctcccacctgtagcacacgctccagcaggtatatctctctagtcacccccaaaaccaattctttctttggccgcctctccttccagttctctgctgccaatgactggaacgaactacaaaaatctctgaaactggaaacacttatctccctcactagctttaagcaccaactgtcagagcatcttacagattactgcacctgtacatagcccacctataatttagcccaaacaactacctctttcccaactgtatttaattcatttatttatttattttgcttctttgcaccccattatttttatttctactttgcactttcttccattgcaaaactaccattccagtgttttacttgctatattgtatttactttgccaccatggccttttttgcctttacctcccttctcacctaatttgctcacattgtatatagacttgtttatactgtattattgactgtatgtttgttttactccatgtgtaactctgtgtcgttgtatctgtcgaactgctttgctttatcttggccaggtcgcaattgtaaatgagaacttgttctcaacttgcctacctggttaaataaaggtgaaataaaataaataaataaaaggttggatggggagcgtcgctgcaaagctattttcaggtctctccagagatgttcgatcgtgttcaagtccggggtctgtctcggccactcaatgacattcagagacttgtcctgaagccactcctgcactgtcttgtctgtgtgcttaaggtcgttgtcctgttggaaggtgaatcttcgccccagtctgaggttgtgagcgctctggagcaggttttcatcaaggacctctctatGCTTTGCtccatcaaggacctctctgtgcTTTGCTTTGCTCCATCTTTACCTGACTAgggtcccagtccctgccactgaaagacatccccacagcatgatgctgccaccaccatgcttcaccgtagggatgatgccaggttttctccaaacgtgacgcttggcattcaggccaaagagatcaatcttggtttcattagaccagagaaatttgtttctcatggtctgagattcctttaggtgccttttggcaaactctaagcgggctgtcatgtgccttttactgaggagtggcttctgtctggccactctaccataaaggcctgactggtggagtgctgcagagatggttgtcatggaaggttctcccatctccacagaggaactctggagctctgtcagagtgaccatcgggttcttggtcacctccctgacctccctccctctcccccgattgctcagtttggccgggctgccAGCTCTTGAAAgcttcttggtggttccaaacttcttccatttaagaatgatggaggccactgtgttcttggggacattcaaggctgcagaaatgttttggtacccttccccagatctgtgcctcaacacaatcctgtctctgttttggtttttgctctgacatgtattgtcaactgtgggaccttatatagactggtgtgtgcctttccaaatcatgtccaatcaattgaatttacccagCTGgaatccaatcaaattgtagaagcatctcaaggatgatcaatggaaacaggatgcacctgagctcaatttcgggtctcacagcaaagtgtctgaatacctatgtaaatatgGCATTtctgttttaatttttttaataaaTTTGTACAAATTTCAAAAAatctgttttgtcattatggggtattgtgtagattgatgatgaataaaaaattaaaaaatacattattAAATACATGTATTACAAAAatacattatagaataaggctgtaacataacaaaatgtggaaaaaatcaggtggtctgaatactttccgaatgcactgttaaTGGGCAATCTGATTTCAATCACTAGCCCTCTGGTATCAATCACATGGCAAGATCCAAACACTTGTATTCTCTTTTGAGGAATTCTGCCTACTTGTAATACCGATTGACTATGACGTTGAGCAGTAATTAAATGACACTGAAGTAAAATATACCACTTTGTCTTCACTGAACATTTAAAACATTGCTCCCGTATTTATGCAAATTCACAGATTTTCCATTACTTTTTGTGGTGGTGCCACAGTGACATACAGTACTCCACCTGCAGTATGCTGTATTTTCTGGGTAAGGACAAACATATTCAAATCACATCCACCATGCATTTGCATGAACCCAGACATCTTCTGACAGCTTCAAATACATATtaacatagtaaaataaataaaaatgtggaAAGATGCAAAGCTAGTGCGAAGCCAGTTGATGTGTGCGCTATTAAATTACCATGCTGGTGGGGCAAGAACCAGTCATTCAGGTTGGAGCACTATGCTGATAACTCACTTATCACTCTGAGTCAGTTGGACGAATACAACCATCTATTCAGGaagatatagtgtgtgtgtgtgtgtgtgtgtgtgtgtgtgtgtgtgtgtgtgtgtgtgtgtgtgtgtgtgtgtgtgtgtgtgtgtgtgtgtgtgtgtgtgtgtgtgtgtgtgtgtgtgtgtgtgtgtgtgtgtgtgtgtgtgtgtgtgtgagagagaaagtgagagaaagtgagagaaagtgagagaaagagagaaagggggtaaGAAGAGAtaagtagggagagagggaaaaagaggagagggggggagcagAGGTAAAATAGTTTAGAGGTGAAAGGGTTTAGGTCATCTGTACAGAAAACAAAGTGGTTACCCTCAAAATCTGACCAGTGACCCTCCTAATTATTCCAGATAGTAGTTAACTGCATTACCTGCCACATTATTGCATCCGGTAATGTCCCTCCTCTTTCATATCAATCTAATGAAGGCAGTTACTAAGTTAATTGCAGGTTAGCTCCTTTCTAACTGGAAAAAATGGGGAAAAAAACTTGGagaatcaaattgtattcgtcacGTACATGGTCTACATCAGGTATAAAAggagcagtgaaatgcttactttctaGCTCCCTCGACAGGGCAGTACAATATCAAGCAATTTATTTCCAACCCCTTCTTCCCATGTTGCTATTTTGTACAACCAAGAAACAGGAATGTAAGAAAACGTGTTTGATGGGCTACAGCATTCCAAACAGTATCAGGGCCTATACTTTGTGTTGTGAAGCGGATATTGCATCATGTTCAGTCCTCCACATTATCATACTCTACATGCATTATTTTGTTACGACATCTCCTACTGCTTGATTAGATCTGATTGGTTTAGTTAATCAAATATAAGTTTGTCTTTATAACTGCTATTGAGTGGGGGTTGGGGAGATTTGAGACTTGCACTTAGGAGCGAAATACATTTTTAATTGTATGAAGTGTATTACAGTAATTTCTTTTGATGTTGCTGTAACTTTTATCCTGAGACTTTGAGAATTTCAGTTTAAGTGGATAGGAAAGACCCCAACTCAGAAAAGGCATCAAGGCCCCATGATAAACAAATGTTCATGTTGACAAAACAAGGTTTCAAACTCACCCTCTGACCAATCCTATCCTCGTCAGTCCTCTAAACTTTAATATGGTTTTGGAGGGCCTTGGTGTGCCTCTACGTCATTGGCTCACCGTCTCACCCTGAGTTAAAAATGGAAGCACAAGCACTCTCAGTAGTGTAAACATTTACACTAAACAGCCAATCACATTCCCTAGCACTGCCTTTTTCTCCCTCAGGCTCTTACCATCAGCGGATGGCCTAGTCAACTGTTTACATAAGAGTGGGCCAATCAGGTTACAGATCTGTTACTCTATTCTAGGCCCACCTTTCTAGCATGACGATATCAGAGAGAAACTATAAAGTGCTCTGACTGCTCTAGAGGGAGGTAGATTAACTTGCTTGCTATAGTCAGGACTATATTCAGTGTCACCCCTCAGAATCATGAGAGAGTGTGTTGTATCAGAAAGGGACATGGCGTGTACAGACTGTATGAAGGCATCGGATTTCTCTATTGATACAAAAGGAATCAAGTAAGTTATTTAATGATTAATGTTTGTATTATTAATGCTGGTTGTTTTGACATTGTTCAGcaatgatagcagtcacattatcCTAACAGAAAGTATTGCATTTTTCAGGAAAAGAAACTGGAGGACAAGGATATGCTATCTTTTGAAGATCacctcttctttttcttcttcaaaATGCATTGCAGGAAGATCTTACAGGTGAGGCTCAGGGATTTGAATTATGTACTATTATGGAAGTAAAGTAAGGACTATGATAAGGCTCTATATTCTGATTATGATCCAACTTAATATGTATCACTATAAGCAGTATTTACTACTACTATAATATGCTTCTTGTACATGTTGATCTAATATGACTGTTCTCTTCTTCCTCAGGCCAACAGTGGAGGAAGTCAACCAATGGGCACAGTCACTTGACAAACTCCTGAGTCACAAATGTAAGTGCCACCCCCTGAGTGTTATAGCTCATATGATAGCAGCATGATTGTATGAAACTGGCACAAAGGTCATTGGGTAACAATTTATACGAATTAAGTGAGTCAACTTGAAGTGAAGTACAGTTGTAACTAAACTGTAACTCTGATAGGTTGATATTTGAACCTTGACCTCAACTTAGCTTGAATGCTTCTTCCACTGCTTGctttgttctgttctctctccctcattccttccTCCTTCTGTCCTGCAGATGGAAAGGCAGCATTTCAGATATTCCTGAAGTCAGAGTTCTGTGATGAGAACATAGAGTTCTGGACGGCCTGTGAGGAGTTCAGGACCATGACGTCTCTAGGGAAACTGTCGCCGAGGGCCAGAACCATCTATGAAGAGTTCATCCAGTGTGATGCTCCTAAAGAGGTGAGATTACCTTTCACTActgttatttgtttttttttcccAAATCACATTTATCTAATGCCATTATGTGATCATTCTGATTGTACAAAGTCTTAGTGTGGTTCTTGTCTCTATGTTTGGCTGCAGATCAACCTGGACTACCAGACGAAGGATGCTATCATCCAGAGCCTGCGTCTGCCCAGCCTGACGTGTTTCCTGTCGGCCCAGAAGAAGGTGTTTAACCTGATGGAGAACAACTCGTACCCTCGCTTCATCCACTCGGAGCTCTACAAGGAACTGTGTGCCGTCGCCAGGGGAGAGGGGAAATATCTCAAGTTTTAAGATTGCTACTCGCAAGGATTGACTATGTAGTCAAGTATTACATGAAGTTACATGGAATGTAAAACCATTTCACATTTGAGCCATGTGGCCATTGGCAATGCTGTAGCGCACTATTTAtaaacagtactgtagtgtaggaaGTACAGCGAATAACTAGCTGTAAATGGCTTAGCCTTTACACTTGAAAAATGTTCATTCAACTGTGCATCCTTGATTTTGCAGAGTCAGCCAAAACAACACCAGGACCTTTGTGCACATGATTATGCAGATCAGATGTAAAGTTGTTTTGTTATTGGCTCAAAATGGAATTGCTTATCCAGTTGTGTTTGAATGTACTTTAGTCAGTTTCACCAAACACCAGTACCGGTAAATAACTGGCTACTAACTATTTGCAATTGATTGTATACGATGTGCACAAGTACTTTCTGGGACCAGTCATATAGGTTTACATTGGCAACTGTTTCGCTggagaggtgaatggaggtgaatgttTTGCATTGCATCGAGGTGTTTGCACTAAACATTGTAGCGGAAATGGTTTTAACCATTCCAATGAGTTCAGTTCATCGTGGGTGCAGCTGGACTGCAACACTATTGTTTTTCCTTATTTATCGTTTGTTAAATACATACATTTGTCAAATAAAATCATGTTGAATTCAGAAACAATGTATTTTCCAGTTACTGGGCCCTGAAGGTTTTAACAGTAATGATAAAAAAGACCACAGATCCAACTGAAATAACAAACCATAATTTCAATATGCCAGCGAATGACTGTCCATGACATGATAAACTatacaaatgaaatatatttataaagcccttcttacatcagctgatatatcaaagtgctgtacagaaacccagcctaaaacccgaaacagcaagcaatgcaggtgtagaagcacgttatACCTTACAACTTCCCAGCAGTAGGCCTACCTTGAGGCAGCTGAGGAATGGAATGTTTTGGTGTAAAGAGACTACATATGAGGTCTCCCCAGTCTTCTCCCTTCCAGGCCTAATATTTACTCAACAAACTCAAACATCAAAGACATAAATACCTGCATCAGATCAATTCTCTTTCTCACAACTCCTGCATGAAATCCATCTACTCTACCAGTAAAATAATGTCTACAGAACGTGTAATTCTGCTTCCATTGGAACAGTGTGTTCCCGCAGCGGGATAGGGAGGTTCCAGTAAGAATTGTTCTGTGGTCCACATGCAAACGAGAACATCATGACTGACGTAAGGTACTGTATCTCCGTACCGGTGAGGATGTGCAGACATTGTGTCACTTTCCTGACATGACAGAGCGCTGTTAGTAAGGATGTGCATGAGCTCATAGTAAAAGCTGACACTGAACAGACAGCcagacacctctcctctctgacagcTGGCCTGTAGTACTAGGACCCATGGCTTGTGTTGATATTTCACAGGCCTAATATAGGACAATTTCTCTCCAAACACATCTCAGCCCAAACAGCTCAAAAATAACTCCATACACTCCTAACATGAAGGCATAATAAGACATCCATCTAACACATTAGTCCAAACAGACTAGGAACAACTGAATATGTTTCTTAGCAACGGGCTAATAGTTTTGCAAAAGGGCAGTCCCCCCACTAAACATCCAGTCAAAACTGTGCAAGAACTATCGTGGTGGATACTAATACACCACCACGAGAATCAGAAAACATATCCTTGCATGTCTTTCTCCCTCTGAGTTTGTGCTTAAGCTATATATGGACTCACCCATATCAGGACAACAGAGTAGTACAATGTATTCTCTAACTGTGCAGAGATGTCAGTGACATAGCACTTAACACTTTAAAATAACAGATTAAAGCTCCGTTGTATGTATTCCAAACATACACTATCTATTCATGACACATGCACGTGGCCTAAATTTCAGGAAGTAAGTGTTCCTTCTATTCTTTTGGGTGGATTGCAAAAACTTGTTTTATATGCTCCTACAGTGGAACTGGGCAGGCCTGCAAATAGCAGATTCTGCTGCAAGGAGTGCTTAGGTTCTTGTATAAACAGAAAGGATACACATAGAAGAGGGTAAGTTGTAAACGTCAGCCTAAGTACAGTAAATTCAAACCCAGAAAAGCATGAGTAAAAGCATCAGGCACATCATTTCTTAATTATTAGTACACATGGAGCCATAAGATTGAAGAGGTTTCATGCTTGAAAAGGACTACCAAGTGTCTTACAGGTTGGCAACTTGAGAACAGGATCTACAGCACCCAACTAAAAGGAAACAAATAAATGTTCTAATCGTATCTATTGCAGAGCACGCTTCAAATCATATATAAATGCATGTTCATTGGCAGAACTTTAGTGTACTTTAATGCTGTAGGCTACAGATCAGGCATACAAAAACCAAGTTACGAGTATTAGAAAATGAAATACAAATTTGGTCACACAACATGGCTATCAGTGAAAAACAGGGGAAGGACAGCGTTTGGCTGTCTGCAAGTCATGGCCCTATGCAAGGCACAATCTGCAGAAGGTAAAAGGAGGAAATGACTGTTTGATGCAGTTAGCTATAGTTTGCGTTGTGTTGTGGACATGGCGGACTACAACTAGCCAACTCTGCGTCAGAATTCTGCGTCATTGTGTCAACCTAACGTCACATGGTCAAAACTCACTGCACCAAATAAGAGGTTCAGTAATGGTCTCTAAGGTGAAACATGACTAATGTCCTGATCTAATTTGGTGTGCTTATTTTAGACTGAGTGGCACTTATCAAAAGCCAGTTGGATGTGACACTGTTGCTTGTGTACAGTCAATTATTGATAGGTGCAATACACAGTTGCCTGTATATGTGTGACACCGTAGGGGGCTCTTAGTGATTAGACACAGGTTGACATTTGTCATGAGTCATGTCTGAGTGATTGTCTTAGATTAACCAGCTGCAAAATTTAATTGGCTATAATATAAACAAGAAAAATAGCTTTTTGTTCTTAATTTAAAGGGCAGGGTTAGGAGTgtagttaaggttaggattaaaatctgattttatgactgtgccagctagtgtccactgcagagctgcctccagaacaagatccATGACGAAAAATGCTAACCTGCTGATAAGGCCAGCAGCATCAAGGAATTTGGGGATCATACACCATGGGATAGAACATGATCTGTGGCATGAATGACTATTTATGGGTACTAGTAATGATGGGAGTTGAATACTATTAAACCTGCAAACGTacttgcatacacacacaaacttgAACATGTGGGCCTACACTATGACAGAATGCAATTAACAATCAAACTACAACACATTTTATTATGAAAATAAGACAGGCTCATTTAAACATCTTTCCAGGCATACATTACAGCTTAGCGGTAGACGTGGGTGGGAGTCAACACAGTTCTTGTCTATCCCACTGCCCGTGTGCTCATGTCTGTGGGGGGTGGGTGTCACATGATACAATGGTGGGGAAGGGGGGTCACATGAATACGACGACTGATGAGTGTGAGTGTTAGTGCTGAGAGATTTGTGCTTTGAGGTCGGTTTGGTTTCAGTTCAATTATAAAAAATATCACGATTTTCGATTATTTTTTTCAAACATTAAATGCATTATGAAATAGATCTTTTTAATGGAAATTCCAAAGCCAAAAATAGTCAGCATTCAATTGCCAAAACAATAAAAATAATCCATCGTCTTTGTCAGGTCTACATTGGCTAGATATCAATAGAAAAACAGGAAATTACTACGAAATACAATATTTCAGTTCTGTATATTACGAagtttttatttgatgactttattatctTTTATTCCTTAAAGTCgtcatctcatctctgctcaggcagtagcaATCTGAAGCAGCCAGTAACGTTATCTATGTGCTCCCTATAatgtactgtctttagtcatcATATTTAGCTAGCCTGCCTAAGTAGCCTATGATGCAGAGCTGTCTGATGAAATCATgactagttcttcaaagtagataAGGCATACTTTCACAAACTGTCTCTATCCCTCGTCCTTGTGGGTCTGTGTGTATCTAATTACCTTCAGACCAGCATCCCACATAGTTCTTGACTTGATTTCTGCATTGGGCTCACAAAAAACTAAATGGAATTAAAGTAACTAAACTGAAGTCGTCGATTAGTTGTTTTATAACCCCCCTCACTCAGCACTAGTGACTGTGTTCACTTGGCTTCCTGGACTTTTTTGGCACTCTGCTTCTCCTTTGCCTGTGGAGATGACATACATTAGTTAGTGCCAGTGAGCAGCTGTCTGTGAGAGGTAAATATCATCCTCTAGTGGATATAAGTTATATAACACTATACTTCGAAAAAGTTAAATAAAGACTAAAAAGTTTGCCATATATTGCATGTACCTTGTAGAGAACCTTCAACTACCATCATACAACAAAATTATATACACAAAATTCAAGTTTCTGCATCGGCTAAAGAGATCTCACCTTTTCCACCAAAGGTATCAACTGCTGGTATTCTGCCAGTGTCTTCAGTAGTTCCATGATGAAGGGTAGGTAGTTATGCTTTCGTCTGATGTTTTCGATCTATAATAAAGTAAAAATAATTATATTTAAGGCAAACATTAAAATGTGTAATAACCCCACTAAATGCCCACATCATTGTTTTTGTTGGCTAAATGCCCATACCATTGTATTTGTCGGCTATTTGACCCATGGTCAGtgaaccccctccctcctccctctctgcagatgacttcgtcaaccattttgaaaagaaggtcgatgacatccgatcctcgtttgctaagtcaaacgacaccgctggttctgctcacactgccctaccctatgctctgacctctttctcccctctctctccagatgaaatctcgcgtcttgtgacggccggccgcccaacaacctgcccgcttgaccctatcccctcctctcttctccagaccatttccggagaccttctcccttacctcacctcgctcatcaactcatccctgaccgctggctacgtccctcccgtcttcaagagagcgagagttgcaccccttctgaaaaaacctacactcgatccctccgatgtcaacaactacagaccagtatcccttctctcttttctctccaaaactcttgagcgtgccgtccttggccagctctaccgctatctctctcagaatgaccttcttgatccaaatcagtcaggtttcaagactagtcattcaactgagactgctcttctctgtatcacggaggcgctccgcactgctaaagctaactctctctcctctgctctcatccttctagacctatcggctgccttcgatactgtgaaccatcagatcctcctctccaccctctccgagttgggcatctccggcgcggcccacgcttggattgcgtcctacctgacaggtcgctcctaccaggtggcgtggcgagaatctgtctcctcaccacgcgctctcaccactggtgtcccccagggctctgttctaggccctctcttattctcgctatacaccaagtcacttggctctgtcataacctcacatggtctctcctatcattgctatgcagacgacacacaattaatcttctcctttcccccttctgatgaccaggtggcgaatcgcatctctgcatgtctggcagacatatcagtgtggatgacggatcaccacctcaagctgaacctcagcaagacggagctcctcttcctcccggggaaggactgcccgttccatgatctcgccatcacggttgacaactccattgtgtcctcctcccagagcgctaagaaccttggcgtgatcctggacaacaccctgacgttctcaactaacatcaaggcggtgtcccgttcctgtaggttcatgctctacaacatccgcagagtacgaccctgcctcacacaggaagcggcgcaggtcctaatccaggcacttgtcatctccgtcttgattactgcaactcgctgttggctgggctccctgcctgtgccattaaacccctacaactcatccagaacgccgcagcccgtctggtgttcaaccttcccaagttctctcacgtcaccccgctcctccgctctctccactggcttccagttgaagctcgcatccgctacaagaccatggtgcttgcctacggagctgtgaggggaacggcacctcagtacctcaggctctgatcaggccctacacccaaacaagggcactgcgttcatccacctctggcctgctcgcctccctaccactgaggaagtacagttcccgctcagcccagtcaaaactgttcgctgctctggcccccaatggtggaacaaactccctcacgacgccaggacagcggagtcaatgagcgtctgctaaatgacttaaatgtaaatgtaaatgtaacacacCTTGTATTGTTTGAGTTTATGATTCTCCTCATCAATCAGCAGCTGATACTTGGCAATTTCTGATTGGATTGAGCTGAGGAGGGTGCTGCTCTGGTCTGTGTCCATTGGCTCTTCCTGGAAAAAAAAGGGTGAGACAGTGTTTCCATTCGGTCAAATGTCCAACCAGATTTATATTTTCCGGACAGATGTGAGACTTCCCAGCCATAACAAATAGAACACCATTTGAATGACATCACATGTATGGTAATGCTTTTTAGGAGTGCCCACTTGTCGATATCCTGTTTCCATGTAAATTTATTTTTCCAAATGTCTGTGCCTC
Encoded proteins:
- the LOC118392952 gene encoding regulator of G-protein signaling 21-like, with product MRECVVSERDMACTDCMKASDFSIDTKGIKKRNWRTRICYLLKITSSFSSSKCIAGRSYRPTVEEVNQWAQSLDKLLSHKYGKAAFQIFLKSEFCDENIEFWTACEEFRTMTSLGKLSPRARTIYEEFIQCDAPKEINLDYQTKDAIIQSLRLPSLTCFLSAQKKVFNLMENNSYPRFIHSELYKELCAVARGEGKYLKF